Sequence from the Meleagris gallopavo isolate NT-WF06-2002-E0010 breed Aviagen turkey brand Nicholas breeding stock chromosome 1 unlocalized genomic scaffold, Turkey_5.1 Chr1_random_deg7180001274181, whole genome shotgun sequence genome:
cacacagcaggggttggaactgatgagcactgtgggcctttgcaacccaggccatcctgtggttctgtgatctgGTGGGATTTTGGCTGACAAGTCCCAGCTGATGTTTGGCCTGGATGTTACTTTTTACAGTTACActgtactatttttttttttatctcttccAGTTGTTTTACAATTTTCCCACATTGTTCCTTGTTTTCTTACCTGACAAAGCCAGTGTGGTTGGTGTGTTCTGCTTAattcctgcagtgctctgaCTGCATTCCCTgagttcttttccttctcaatttcctttctgtcatcACTGCACTTCCAGTAATGTGGTGTTTACAACCAAATGCAGCTCCTTGGAAGCAGTCCTGTCAGAGGGCATGTGGGGGAGAGGGCACTCTTATCTTCTTCTGTGTCTGATGTATTGAATTGTAGAGTACAAAACTGTCTTAACGTGTTCTGCAGAGTACTGCattcacagaatgacagaatggtttgggttggaagggaccccaaggatcacgaagctccaaacccccactgcaggcagggccaccaacctccccatctcacagcagcccaggctgcccagggccccatccaacctggccttgaacacctccagggatggacggggatccacagcctctctgggcagctgttccagcacctccccactctcacagcaaacaacttccccctgacagccaactgaaatctgccctccttATTTCCACGTGCTTTGAGCTTCCCATTTTTATAGCTCACACGAGTGTTGTTTCCTGACTCCTAGTCTACTTTGTCTCTTGGTCTGTGTTGTTGCTCTAACTCTTCACTATATCTTTATTGCTGTATCTTTATCAGCCAACTCCACTGATGGTTTAATATAATTGTTATAATGGAGAATCCTCACATCTGACCCTGACAGCAGAACAGATCTGTCCCAGTGCTTGTTCACTGTCGTGGTGCTAAGAATGTAAAGGCAGACGAGGGGTTGTTGCCTGCATCATGCAAAGAGAAAGCCTGGCTGCATTTTCCAGGGCTTGCTGGatcttctcccttttctctgtTGTGCTTTCTAACAAGGAGCAGTTTCCCATGACATCCTCCTGGGAGAATTCTGCGTTCTGTACACGTGTTTGGTGCAGTGGGTTATCAGGAGCCGTCCTGTTGCACCTGTGATAGCTGGTTCTTTTTTGGAAGGTGTTTGATGTGCAGCGGAAAGTCACCTACAAGAACCTGAACAACTGGTACAAGGAGCTGAGGGAATTTCGCCCGGAGATCCCCTGCATTGTGGTGGCCAACAAAATTGATGGTGAGTGTGCCTTCCTCTTGTAGCTCCTCAGGACTGTGAAGGTGTTCTCTTCTTGTCTGGTTGGGAAGGAATGAGATGCTTCTGTGGGTCCAGATACATCCTTGAGGATTAGTGCCTCAGGGCTGTATGTTACCAAATAAACAGCCAGGTTTATGGAGGTTCATTTGGTTCAGTGCTAGAGCTTAGGGCATGATTCTTCTCACTAATGAAGGCCTTTCCTCCAGGCTGCATCAAGCACACGAATAAAGCAACAAGAGCCCATCCCTTCCTTTGTCTTCTTGTCagctgcctggtgctgctgtagCTTTTAAAACCCTGTAGCTTTTGTGGAGGGTCCGCATGGCTTTGTACTGCAAAGAGGAGGCCTTGCCAGCTGCTTTAGGTTCTGGTCTGCATCTGTTCCACCATCCCTGCATTTGTTGGCattctttcacagaaagaatcacagaacggtttgggttggaagggaccccaaggatcacgaagctccaacccccctgtgccatgcagggccaccaacctccccatctcacagcagcccaggctgcccagggccccatccaacctggcctggaacacctccagggatggacggggatccacagcctctctgggcagctgttccagcacctccccactctcacagcaaacaacttccccctgacagccaactgaaatctgccctcctcAACTTCCAACCGTTTCCCATTTCCCATTCTTTCCATACCAGTGCCTTACTGActgtttctccatttcttttttcccctcagcgGATATGAAGATGACCCAGAAAAGCTTCAACTTTGCCCGGAAGTTCAGTTTGCCCTTTTACTTTGTGTCTGCTGCAGATGGCACCAATGTAGTGAAGGtaaagcacagctgtgtgtcTCAGCTCTGTACATGGAGACTGCTATGAGCACGGAGTAGGAAGTGGGGCAGTCCCACTGACTATAAGTAGTTGTAGAGTTGGGTTTTTCCCCCATGGGAACAGTTTTCATACATTAAAGAATCCCATCACTTTGCTTTGAGCGACAAAGTTCTCTCTTTCTTGTCAGCTCTTCAATGATGCTATCAAGCTGGCAGTTACTTACAAACAGAATTCGGGAGATTTCATGGATGAGGTCATGCAAGAACTGGAGGTaaggaaggaggggaaggagTGCAGGGTGTAGAACCTGAGGTGGTTGGCAGCTCTTCCCCCTGGGGAAAGCAGAGCCTGTACCAAAGGGTGAAAATTTCACAGGAACTGAAAGATTTGCCTTATGCTGGCAGCGCTGGGTTTGGGTGCTGCTCATATCTAGGTGGGAAGGGGTAAGGTGGTGACCCTCTGAAGAGCTTATGCTGCTTTAACCTGATTTTGAAAGCCATAGCAGAGTGTAGCTGTCGTgctcttcagcattttcttgtCCTACTTCTTTGCAGAGCTTTGACCTGGAGAAGAGGAGTGAGAATTTGTCGGATCAAGAGGAGAGCTGCCCTGAAGAAAAGCCCCCATCCTCCTAAGGACCGCACTTGGAGTccatcttttctctctgctccagTTGTCAGGGGCTGCTTAGAGTTCACCTCCGCAGAGGAAAGCGATTTTTCTCGTGCCCTGAGATCTCTGGTGATGGGGAGACTGGGCTCGATCTCCCTGGGCTGGGCCCTGACTCCCTGTGCATCACAGCCGAGGCAGCAGTGGGAGTATCTGTGTGCTTCTTCAAGACAAAGcttgctgggagagctgagcCACTCCTGTACCTGCAGGGAGGGGTCCTGCCCAGAGACTTTATGGTACCTACTGGAGAAAATAGTTActaaagactttttttaaaaaaagaaaaggaaaaagaaaaaggaaaaggtttgAGTCTGGGttctttttgcagttttgtTATGAGGCAGTTCAGTTGCTGCACAACgcaagtccaaccaccagccctCCCCTTCCTTTCGCAGCCCAGCCAGCGCTGCCTCCGTGCACCCCTGTGAGTTCCTTTGCACCCCTTGTAGGGTTCCTTTGAGTTTCCCTTCTCCATTCTGCCGTGGGCCAGACAGATCCAGTAGACTTCGAGACGTATGGAATTTGTCCTTGTAGGTCCACTTAATGGTGTGGTCTCATATCCAGGAGGCGTCTCCCAGCCCAGGCtgatggctgtggctgctgctgctcccacgTGGTGACGTGCTGTGTGTTCCAGGTGCAGACAGAGACACACCAGGACACTGATGTGGCTGGCAGAGCACGTTGACACGGATGGAGTGGTGCCCTTGCAGAAACGTGGCCATGAGTGCCTCTGCAGTTTCTGGGACCGGTGGTCAGCAGCGACAATTAGATGCGGCTTTGCTCTCTAGGTTTGCAGAGCAAGTCTACAGATCCTTCAAACAACAGCATGGAAACTGCATCCAGGTCACGTCTGGGGGCTGGGTGTCATCAGTTCCTTGCACGCTCAGTGGGGCACCACGAGCTCTTTCCAGATTGGGTCTCCTGCCATCTGAGCTGGCCCGGCATTAAATTGCCTGGTGCATTACACACCCCCACACCCACAGCTCACCAGTATCTGGCACTTGAGAGACACTTGATGTTGCAGCTGCTGTCCCCGAGACCGCTGCTCACCTACAACCTGTCCCTTGTGCCCTCCCCCTGAGCAGGCACACTGCAGCCCTCATGGACCGCTCTCTCCTTTTCGTGGCCTGCAGTCTGCACGCAGCCTCGCTTTGCGGTGCTGGGTATGGAAGCCTTTGCCCGGCACAGGAGATTGAACTGAGCAGAGACACGGGTAGCTGTGAAAATAAGCTTTATTTGTCCAGCTGAGTAAACTTCAGCGTTTGTGTGCAGTCG
This genomic interval carries:
- the LOC100539487 gene encoding rab-like protein 2A, with protein sequence MHASYYHKAHACIMVFDVQRKVTYKNLNNWYKELREFRPEIPCIVVANKIDADMKMTQKSFNFARKFSLPFYFVSAADGTNVVKLFNDAIKLAVTYKQNSGDFMDEVMQELESFDLEKRSENLSDQEESCPEEKPPSS